The following are encoded together in the Deinococcus soli (ex Cha et al. 2016) genome:
- a CDS encoding MDR family MFS transporter codes for MSAHTAEPEGRIDYAKTLDMPTKRLILFGVLLGLFLSALDQTIVSTALPRITQELDGLSLYSWVTTAYLLTNTALVPIYGKLSDLYGRKPILMIGIVIFLIGSALCGLAGEPFLGNLFGGGMMQLVVFRGLQGVGAAALGSVAFAIIADLFEPVDRPRYQGLFGAVFGLSSVIGPLLGGFLTDQVSWRWVFYVNLPIGLIALAFIASKMPRLASGLKARVDWLGAFLILVFAVPLLLALTWGADGNYAWGSPEILGLFGLSAVSLIAFLFVESRHESPILPLTLFRNPTFAWGALARFMIGAGFLGAILFLSLYLVQVQGVSATAAGTATIPLTVGLIIGAIGSGQIASRMGRYKPLMLIGLITAGLGFFALSTLNADSSYTSVVIRMVLLGLGLGPALPLYTTALQLAVKPWEIGVATSAGQFFQQMGSTIGTAIFGAILTAGVSSNLATQFAAQAASNQGTVATTLQKISDDIRSGNAPTGDRNATPENPEDVKVRFATLRENITKAIQTGDQQALTAVKNDPFIKSLPEDARKQLTGIPAGGVPAQVKASFAQTYATVEQAVNSGDAAQVQALAANPQLPQALRDNLAKIPAPALASPQARAQILAGIKQGLDQGEAQAEQQATEQALSGALSGVNDGEKITLASARAAKVAFADTISSIYRYSIIVAALAFLATLMMPNLEIPRRAKGERAQPAHVEI; via the coding sequence ATGAGCGCACACACCGCCGAACCCGAAGGGCGTATCGACTACGCCAAGACCCTCGACATGCCCACCAAACGCCTGATCCTCTTCGGCGTGCTGCTGGGTCTGTTCCTCAGCGCGCTGGACCAGACCATCGTCTCCACCGCCCTGCCGCGCATCACGCAGGAACTGGACGGCCTGAGCCTGTACTCCTGGGTCACCACCGCGTACCTGCTGACGAACACCGCACTGGTGCCCATCTACGGGAAACTGTCCGACCTGTACGGCCGCAAACCTATCCTGATGATCGGCATCGTGATTTTCCTGATCGGCAGCGCCCTGTGCGGCCTCGCGGGTGAACCCTTCCTGGGCAACCTGTTCGGCGGCGGCATGATGCAGCTCGTGGTGTTCCGCGGCCTGCAGGGCGTCGGCGCCGCCGCGCTCGGCTCGGTGGCGTTCGCGATCATCGCCGACCTGTTCGAACCCGTCGACCGTCCCCGCTACCAGGGCCTGTTCGGCGCCGTGTTCGGCCTGAGCAGCGTCATCGGCCCGCTGCTGGGCGGCTTCCTGACCGACCAGGTGTCGTGGCGCTGGGTGTTCTACGTGAACCTGCCCATCGGCCTGATCGCCCTGGCGTTCATCGCCAGCAAGATGCCCCGCCTCGCCAGCGGCCTGAAAGCCCGCGTGGACTGGCTGGGCGCGTTCCTGATCCTGGTGTTCGCCGTGCCGCTCCTGCTGGCCCTCACCTGGGGCGCCGACGGCAACTACGCCTGGGGCAGCCCGGAGATTCTGGGCCTGTTCGGCCTGAGCGCCGTGAGCCTGATCGCGTTCCTGTTCGTCGAGAGCCGCCACGAGAGCCCCATCCTGCCCCTCACGCTGTTCAGGAACCCCACCTTCGCCTGGGGCGCCCTGGCGCGCTTCATGATCGGCGCCGGATTCCTGGGCGCGATCCTGTTCCTCAGCCTGTACCTCGTGCAGGTGCAGGGGGTCAGCGCCACCGCCGCCGGGACCGCCACCATCCCCCTGACGGTCGGTCTGATCATCGGCGCGATCGGCAGCGGCCAGATCGCCAGCCGCATGGGCCGCTACAAGCCCCTGATGCTGATCGGCCTGATCACTGCCGGGCTGGGCTTCTTCGCGCTGAGCACCCTGAACGCCGACAGCAGCTACACCAGCGTCGTGATCCGCATGGTCCTGCTGGGCCTGGGCCTCGGCCCCGCCCTGCCGCTGTACACCACCGCGCTGCAACTGGCCGTCAAACCCTGGGAGATCGGCGTGGCGACCAGCGCCGGGCAGTTCTTCCAGCAGATGGGCAGCACCATCGGCACCGCCATCTTCGGCGCGATCCTCACCGCCGGGGTGAGCAGCAACCTCGCCACGCAGTTCGCCGCGCAGGCCGCCAGCAACCAGGGCACCGTCGCCACCACCCTCCAGAAGATCAGCGACGACATCAGGAGCGGCAACGCGCCCACCGGTGACCGCAACGCCACCCCCGAGAACCCCGAGGACGTCAAGGTGCGCTTCGCCACGCTGCGCGAGAACATCACGAAAGCCATCCAGACCGGCGACCAGCAGGCCCTGACGGCCGTGAAGAACGACCCGTTCATCAAGTCCCTGCCCGAAGACGCCCGTAAGCAGCTGACCGGCATCCCCGCAGGTGGCGTGCCCGCCCAGGTCAAGGCCAGCTTCGCGCAGACCTACGCCACGGTCGAGCAGGCCGTGAACAGCGGCGACGCCGCGCAGGTGCAGGCCCTCGCCGCCAACCCCCAGCTGCCGCAGGCGCTGCGCGACAACCTCGCGAAGATTCCCGCGCCCGCCCTGGCCAGCCCGCAGGCCCGCGCGCAGATTCTCGCGGGGATCAAGCAGGGCCTCGACCAGGGTGAAGCCCAGGCCGAGCAGCAGGCCACCGAGCAGGCCCTGAGCGGCGCCCTGAGTGGCGTGAATGACGGCGAGAAGATCACGCTCGCCAGCGCCCGCGCCGCCAAGGTCGCGTTCGCGGACACCATCAGCTCCATCTACCGTTACTCGATCATCGTCGCCGCGCTGGCCTTCCTGGCCACGCTGATGATGCCGAACCTGGAAATTCCACGCCGCGCCAAGGGCGAACGCGCCCAGCCCGCCCACGTGGAAATCTGA
- a CDS encoding MarR family winged helix-turn-helix transcriptional regulator, whose product MLPPEQPPPEPDPSNLSPEHVQAAEAFGRTMKRLHRLISSRVMRGMQDELLEWDLSFSQITAMHQLRARAPMTVTQLSELTRLSVPAASHLVERLVKRGLAQRTENPENRREKLVDLTDAGRDIVGRMDSEFVRAYVTAFQGLHLDTVQAATHHLQRVLDELEPIYSCQEHP is encoded by the coding sequence ATGTTGCCTCCGGAACAACCACCCCCTGAGCCCGATCCCTCGAACCTCAGCCCCGAACACGTGCAGGCCGCCGAAGCCTTCGGCAGGACCATGAAACGCCTGCACCGCCTGATCAGCAGCCGCGTCATGCGGGGCATGCAGGACGAGCTCCTCGAATGGGACCTGAGCTTCTCGCAGATCACCGCCATGCACCAGCTGCGCGCCCGCGCGCCCATGACCGTCACGCAGCTCAGCGAACTGACCCGCCTGAGCGTCCCGGCCGCCAGCCACCTCGTCGAGCGGCTCGTCAAGCGTGGCCTGGCGCAGCGCACCGAGAACCCCGAGAACCGCCGCGAGAAACTCGTGGACCTCACCGACGCCGGACGCGACATCGTGGGCCGCATGGACAGCGAGTTCGTCCGCGCGTACGTCACCGCCTTCCAGGGCCTGCACTTGGACACCGTGCAGGCCGCCACCCACCACCTCCAGCGCGTGCTGGACGAACTCGAACCCATCTACTCCTGCCAGGAGCACCCATGA
- a CDS encoding aminotransferase class V-fold PLP-dependent enzyme → MSDAARPDFTPLNRERLIAPGPVEVAPNVLAELAQPQMHHRAQAGIAKLMEAREKLTRLLGDPYDAVITTSSGTGAFEGALVSTTPGGAKVVNAQAGKFSERWGEMARRFGYDTSLVSKPWGEVLDPQEVADAARDAHTLLITHSETSTGALHDLEAIARAAKAQNPDLIIIADGITSYGVAELRPAAWGVDVIVSGSQKGTATPPGLGFVLFSPEVQARMIQNPERGFYLDMTRELAGQKAGNTPQTPAINLIYALSTALDRLLSVPLEVLWAEQRRKTDALIAAGTALGAPAWAPRTSPAVAVLTPPAGITGRQVAAQLAAMGQRALPGQAPHEDTVFRVSTMGYADRYDALAIAGILEDAFSALGVNVERGAAVQAAWNALK, encoded by the coding sequence ATGAGCGACGCTGCCCGTCCGGACTTCACGCCCCTGAACCGCGAACGCCTGATCGCGCCCGGCCCGGTCGAGGTCGCGCCGAACGTCCTGGCGGAACTGGCCCAGCCGCAGATGCATCACCGCGCGCAGGCCGGAATCGCCAAGCTGATGGAAGCCCGCGAGAAGCTCACGCGGCTGTTGGGCGACCCGTACGACGCGGTCATCACCACGAGCAGCGGGACCGGTGCGTTCGAGGGTGCACTGGTCAGCACCACGCCCGGCGGCGCGAAGGTCGTGAACGCCCAGGCCGGGAAGTTCAGCGAACGCTGGGGCGAGATGGCCCGCCGCTTCGGGTACGACACCAGTCTCGTGTCCAAACCCTGGGGTGAGGTCCTCGATCCGCAGGAGGTCGCCGACGCCGCCCGGGACGCGCACACGCTGCTCATCACGCACAGCGAGACGAGCACCGGCGCCCTGCATGACCTGGAAGCGATCGCCCGCGCCGCAAAGGCGCAGAACCCGGACCTGATCATCATCGCCGACGGCATCACCTCGTACGGCGTGGCGGAACTGCGCCCCGCCGCGTGGGGCGTGGACGTCATCGTGTCCGGCAGCCAGAAGGGGACCGCCACGCCCCCAGGACTGGGCTTCGTGCTGTTCAGCCCCGAGGTGCAGGCCCGCATGATCCAGAACCCGGAACGCGGCTTCTACCTCGACATGACCCGCGAACTGGCCGGGCAGAAGGCCGGGAACACCCCCCAGACCCCCGCCATCAACCTGATCTACGCCCTGAGCACGGCGCTCGACCGCCTGTTGAGCGTGCCGCTGGAAGTCCTGTGGGCCGAGCAGCGCCGCAAGACGGACGCACTGATCGCCGCCGGGACCGCGCTGGGTGCGCCCGCCTGGGCGCCACGCACCAGCCCCGCCGTGGCGGTTCTCACGCCGCCCGCCGGGATCACGGGCCGTCAGGTGGCGGCGCAGCTCGCCGCGATGGGCCAGCGCGCCCTGCCAGGTCAGGCCCCGCACGAGGACACGGTGTTCCGCGTGAGCACCATGGGCTACGCCGACCGCTACGACGCGCTGGCCATCGCGGGGATTCTGGAGGACGCCTTCAGCGCGCTCGGTGTGAACGTCGAGCGGGGCGCGGCCGTGCAGGCGGCCTGGAACGCCCTGAAATAA
- a CDS encoding CAP domain-containing protein gives MKRAVLLLLTAAVCAAHAQSGSALRDSNAPTVPFGTPTTQPAPLTLPGGQAVDANAMVDSADLFDLLVQADFRACGQAAHRDPTLDAVAARVARGFALKSELLAARLRPLRANQFVLPKLGRAPAVLKALANQCAMRVGFSRYGVAVQDGRAALVAMQPAQIVADDARAWLLRFLDLTNEARRQGQRCGDQLFHSAAPLTWNDQLSVSAQGHVSDMIRLNFRGHVNPETGSTPESRARAAGYPSGEVGENAAYDSVTPEDALQSLLDSPGHCRTLMNPDWREFGAAMGNGTPDTVFATYWVQSFGR, from the coding sequence ATGAAGCGAGCCGTCCTCCTCCTCCTGACCGCCGCCGTCTGCGCCGCCCATGCCCAGTCGGGCAGCGCCCTCCGTGACTCCAACGCCCCCACCGTGCCCTTCGGCACCCCCACCACCCAGCCCGCCCCCCTGACGCTGCCCGGCGGGCAGGCCGTCGACGCGAACGCCATGGTGGACAGCGCCGACCTCTTCGACCTGCTCGTGCAGGCGGACTTCCGTGCCTGCGGGCAGGCGGCGCACCGCGACCCCACCCTGGACGCCGTCGCGGCCCGCGTCGCGCGCGGATTCGCGCTGAAAAGCGAACTGCTCGCCGCGCGGCTGCGCCCCCTGCGCGCCAACCAGTTCGTCCTGCCGAAACTGGGCCGCGCGCCCGCCGTCCTGAAGGCGCTGGCCAACCAGTGCGCCATGCGCGTCGGCTTCAGCCGCTACGGCGTCGCCGTGCAGGACGGCCGCGCCGCGCTGGTCGCCATGCAGCCCGCCCAGATCGTCGCGGACGACGCCCGCGCGTGGCTGCTGCGCTTCCTGGACCTGACCAACGAGGCCCGACGCCAGGGGCAACGCTGCGGCGACCAACTGTTCCACAGCGCCGCACCGCTGACCTGGAACGACCAGCTGAGCGTGTCCGCGCAGGGGCACGTCAGCGACATGATCCGCCTGAACTTCCGCGGGCACGTCAACCCCGAGACCGGCAGCACCCCCGAGAGCCGCGCGCGGGCCGCCGGGTACCCCAGTGGCGAGGTGGGCGAAAACGCCGCGTACGACTCGGTCACGCCCGAGGACGCCCTCCAGAGCCTGCTGGACAGCCCCGGCCACTGCCGGACCCTCATGAATCCGGACTGGCGCGAGTTCGGCGCGGCGATGGGCAACGGCACGCCCGACACGGTGTTTGCCACGTACTGGGTGCAGAGCTTCGGACGGTAA
- a CDS encoding FAD-dependent oxidoreductase produces the protein MRIVIVGGVAAGMSAASRARRFNPDAQIVVFERGEQISYGACGLPYVIGGEVEEFDRLIARTPEQMRGRGIGVRLRHDVTGVDAQAATITVTDRTTGQSCTEPYDRLLIATGVSPVRPDWAVTPLGGVHVLRDIPDGEALDASVRGAKRACIVGGGYIGLELAEALRARGLSVVLLEKGAEVAGRMLDPDYQRRVRAELERHGVDVRCGVTVQGLTGKERVSGVQTDHGLVRADLVVVAVGVKPNVGLAKAAGARLGRTGAVAVNARQETSMPGVFSAGDNTESVHRVTRRRVHIPLGLTANRMGRIAGVNMAGGDARFPGVVGTGIFKAFDLGVARTGLTQAEADALGLNAVSVDVSSTDHAGYHRTSRPIHVRLTAEKGSGRLLGAQLIGENHLSVKRVDVVAALLGQRATAQDLFDADLAYAPPFSGVWDVLLVAADRLHKLV, from the coding sequence ATGCGAATCGTGATCGTGGGCGGCGTGGCCGCCGGGATGAGCGCCGCGAGCCGCGCCCGGCGCTTCAACCCGGACGCGCAGATCGTGGTGTTCGAGCGGGGAGAACAGATCAGTTACGGCGCGTGCGGCCTGCCGTATGTGATCGGCGGGGAGGTCGAGGAGTTCGACCGGCTGATCGCACGCACGCCCGAACAGATGCGCGGGCGTGGCATCGGCGTGCGCCTGCGCCACGACGTGACGGGCGTGGACGCGCAAGCGGCGACGATCACCGTGACCGACCGCACCACTGGGCAGTCCTGCACGGAACCGTACGACCGGCTGCTGATCGCCACCGGGGTCTCCCCTGTCCGGCCCGACTGGGCGGTCACGCCCCTGGGCGGCGTGCACGTCCTGCGCGACATTCCGGACGGCGAGGCGCTGGACGCCAGCGTGCGGGGCGCGAAACGGGCCTGCATCGTGGGCGGCGGGTACATCGGACTGGAACTGGCCGAGGCGCTGCGCGCGCGCGGCCTGAGCGTCGTGCTGCTGGAGAAGGGCGCGGAGGTCGCCGGGCGCATGCTGGATCCCGACTACCAGCGCCGCGTGCGCGCCGAACTGGAACGCCACGGCGTGGATGTCCGCTGCGGCGTGACCGTGCAGGGCCTCACCGGAAAGGAACGGGTGAGCGGCGTGCAGACCGACCATGGGCTGGTGCGGGCCGATCTGGTCGTCGTGGCGGTCGGCGTGAAACCGAACGTGGGACTGGCGAAGGCAGCGGGCGCGCGGCTGGGCCGTACCGGCGCGGTGGCCGTGAACGCCCGGCAGGAGACCAGCATGCCCGGTGTGTTCAGCGCGGGGGACAACACCGAGAGCGTGCACCGCGTCACGCGCCGCCGCGTGCACATCCCGCTGGGCCTGACGGCCAACCGCATGGGCCGCATCGCCGGGGTGAACATGGCCGGCGGCGACGCGCGCTTCCCCGGCGTGGTCGGCACCGGCATCTTCAAGGCGTTCGACCTGGGCGTGGCCCGCACCGGCCTCACGCAGGCCGAGGCCGACGCGCTGGGCCTGAACGCGGTCAGCGTGGACGTCAGCAGCACCGACCACGCCGGGTACCACCGCACCAGCCGCCCCATCCACGTCCGCCTGACCGCCGAGAAGGGATCCGGCCGCCTACTGGGCGCGCAGCTGATCGGCGAGAACCACCTCAGCGTCAAGCGGGTGGACGTCGTCGCGGCCCTGCTGGGCCAGCGGGCCACCGCGCAGGACCTTTTCGACGCGGACCTCGCGTACGCCCCACCGTTCAGCGGCGTGTGGGACGTGCTCCTGGTCGCCGCGGACCGGCTGCACAAGCTGGTGTGA
- the serA gene encoding phosphoglycerate dehydrogenase, with protein MTATAPTQADRTAAAPLRVLICDEMNPGDLNHDGFQIDYQGNMDRAETLRRLPEYDALITRSRTKVDRELIDAAGPRLKVIGRGGVGVDNIDLEYASLRGLLVLNAPESNNVSAAELAVMHLMAAARGLTRSDSKTRAGQWDRKYLGLELKDKTLGIVGLGRIGSIVADRAQGLRMHVVAFDPYVPDSKFERLGVTRAATLDELLAQVDAITVHTPLTDETRGMIGAEQLARLKKGAIAVNAARGGIIDEQALVDALHSGHLFAAGVDVFVDEPPAPEHIFLGAPNLGITAHLGANTFEAQERVGAEIVSRVLDALHGDVSKGAVNAPALDAKTLEALGGYLKLGEKLGRVLAQLLPGAHDVEVTFRGEFPADPAPVVTSVLVGYLSGITDETPNMINARALARERGVNIAIREEQDSPDYQTEVIVKVTGGAKGEKERTRTVGGTVFGRNPRLTRLRDFRVELEPEGFILIASNQDKPGAVAKLSTLLGSWGVNIAGMALGRAEKGGQALFTLTLDDALTAEQLDQVRALDVIDSAYLVRA; from the coding sequence ATGACCGCCACCGCCCCCACCCAGGCCGACCGGACCGCCGCTGCGCCGCTGCGCGTCCTGATCTGCGACGAGATGAACCCCGGCGACCTGAACCACGACGGCTTCCAGATCGACTACCAGGGCAACATGGACCGCGCCGAGACGCTGCGCCGCCTGCCGGAGTACGACGCGCTGATCACCCGCAGCCGCACGAAGGTGGACCGCGAACTGATCGACGCAGCCGGACCCCGCCTGAAGGTCATCGGGCGCGGTGGCGTGGGCGTGGACAACATCGACCTGGAGTACGCCAGCCTGCGCGGCCTGCTGGTGCTGAACGCCCCGGAGAGCAACAACGTCTCGGCGGCGGAACTGGCCGTTATGCACCTGATGGCCGCCGCGCGCGGCCTGACCCGCAGTGACAGCAAGACCCGCGCCGGGCAGTGGGACCGCAAGTACCTGGGCCTGGAACTCAAGGACAAGACCCTGGGCATCGTGGGGCTGGGCCGCATCGGCAGCATCGTCGCGGACCGCGCGCAGGGCCTGCGCATGCACGTCGTGGCCTTCGACCCCTACGTGCCGGACAGCAAGTTCGAGCGGCTGGGTGTCACCCGCGCCGCCACCCTGGACGAGCTGCTCGCGCAGGTGGACGCCATCACCGTCCACACCCCCCTGACGGACGAGACGCGCGGCATGATCGGCGCCGAGCAGCTCGCCCGCCTGAAGAAGGGCGCCATTGCCGTGAACGCCGCGCGTGGCGGCATCATCGACGAGCAGGCCCTCGTGGACGCCCTGCACAGCGGTCACCTGTTCGCCGCCGGGGTGGACGTGTTCGTGGACGAACCCCCCGCCCCGGAGCACATCTTCCTGGGTGCCCCGAATCTGGGCATCACCGCGCACCTGGGGGCGAACACCTTCGAGGCGCAGGAACGCGTCGGTGCGGAGATCGTCTCGCGTGTGCTGGACGCCCTGCACGGCGACGTCAGCAAGGGCGCCGTGAACGCCCCCGCCTTGGACGCCAAGACCCTCGAGGCGCTGGGCGGGTACCTGAAACTCGGTGAGAAGCTGGGCCGCGTCCTCGCGCAGCTGCTGCCCGGCGCGCACGACGTGGAGGTCACTTTCCGCGGCGAGTTCCCCGCCGACCCCGCCCCGGTCGTCACGAGCGTCCTCGTCGGCTACCTGTCGGGCATCACCGACGAGACGCCCAACATGATCAACGCCCGCGCCCTGGCCAGGGAACGCGGCGTGAACATCGCCATCCGCGAGGAACAGGACAGCCCCGACTACCAGACCGAGGTCATCGTGAAGGTCACGGGCGGCGCCAAGGGCGAGAAGGAACGCACCCGCACCGTCGGCGGCACCGTCTTCGGCCGCAACCCCCGCCTCACCCGCCTGCGGGACTTCCGCGTTGAACTCGAACCCGAAGGCTTCATCCTGATCGCCAGCAACCAGGATAAACCCGGTGCGGTCGCCAAGCTCAGCACCCTGCTCGGCAGCTGGGGCGTGAACATCGCCGGGATGGCCCTGGGCCGCGCCGAGAAGGGCGGACAGGCGCTGTTCACCCTCACCCTCGACGACGCCCTGACCGCCGAACAGCTCGATCAGGTCCGCGCGCTGGACGTCATCGACAGCGCGTACCTCGTCCGGGCGTAA
- a CDS encoding GNAT family N-acetyltransferase, with protein MNHPPHPDLPRGWQETGPDDPFVRAVAACHRAHLNALPDAIRNQMHDLQHRAQQQAYRAAYPDHRTYLISHLFPAGAAAPEETIGYALVNWDEVVTLIDVALHPDWQGRGHGGAALAALQRWADRPVVLNVARGNRAEGLYRRAGFQPCGGDELNLRMRWVPAASP; from the coding sequence GTGAACCACCCGCCCCACCCTGACCTCCCGCGCGGCTGGCAGGAGACCGGCCCGGACGATCCGTTCGTCCGGGCGGTTGCCGCTTGCCACCGGGCGCACCTGAACGCCCTGCCGGACGCCATCCGCAACCAGATGCATGACCTGCAACACCGCGCGCAGCAGCAGGCCTACCGGGCGGCGTACCCGGATCACCGCACCTACCTCATCAGTCACCTGTTCCCGGCCGGCGCGGCGGCACCGGAAGAGACCATCGGGTACGCCCTGGTGAACTGGGATGAGGTCGTCACCCTGATCGATGTTGCTCTGCACCCGGACTGGCAGGGCCGCGGCCATGGAGGCGCGGCCCTGGCGGCCCTGCAACGCTGGGCAGACCGGCCCGTCGTCCTGAACGTGGCCCGGGGCAACCGCGCCGAGGGGCTGTACCGCCGCGCCGGATTCCAGCCCTGCGGTGGGGACGAGCTGAACCTGCGGATGCGCTGGGTGCCCGCTGCCTCCCCCTAG
- a CDS encoding ABC transporter substrate-binding protein: MTNTQPQTTRRRLLKVLAALSGAALPAAAQAAPRRAARVAVVLPRRSPYPAMAGTFMAGLTGSLDGQHVTLSTVQTGPTPRAVVEAARAALRDSPDLLVLLGDGLTHAAQPALLERPTPVLAAEFGVQRPDLHRPAPLALTASLHSWEAEWAHARTLARQGGVYLLISHLDSGYDLPFAVTSGLQAGRGTLSGTALFDPAAPDHAALVRQIRESGAAHVHVLASGTGAATVEALRRAGFSVSAGGLTAPDLNVPRALAHASSGLSPVQALGFDTGRWISAALSGPLNPTTIHTALACATVTGSRGTLNVDGHGVLRAPLTLLGAGKAQPLTSPSLLNLEPAGLRSGWLHTYLHA; encoded by the coding sequence ATGACCAATACACAACCGCAGACCACCCGCCGCCGCCTTCTCAAGGTCCTCGCTGCACTCAGCGGCGCGGCCCTGCCCGCCGCCGCACAGGCCGCGCCTCGCCGCGCTGCCCGCGTCGCCGTGGTGCTGCCTCGACGCAGTCCCTACCCGGCCATGGCCGGGACATTCATGGCCGGCCTGACCGGCAGTCTGGACGGCCAGCACGTCACCCTGAGTACGGTTCAGACTGGCCCGACCCCCCGCGCCGTGGTCGAGGCGGCCCGCGCCGCCCTGCGGGACAGCCCGGACCTGCTGGTGCTGCTGGGCGACGGCCTGACCCACGCCGCGCAGCCCGCGCTGCTGGAACGCCCCACCCCGGTCCTGGCGGCGGAGTTCGGCGTGCAGCGACCAGACCTGCACCGGCCCGCCCCGCTGGCCCTCACGGCGTCCTTGCACAGCTGGGAGGCCGAGTGGGCGCACGCCCGTACCCTGGCCCGCCAGGGGGGGGTGTATCTGCTGATCTCGCACCTGGACAGTGGGTATGACCTGCCCTTCGCGGTGACCAGCGGACTGCAGGCCGGACGCGGCACCCTGAGCGGCACAGCCCTGTTCGATCCGGCCGCGCCGGACCACGCAGCCCTCGTGCGCCAGATCCGGGAGTCCGGCGCCGCGCACGTACACGTGCTGGCCAGTGGCACGGGCGCCGCGACCGTGGAGGCCCTGCGCCGCGCCGGGTTCAGCGTGAGTGCAGGGGGCCTGACGGCGCCGGACTTGAACGTGCCGCGCGCGTTGGCTCACGCCTCAAGCGGCCTGTCGCCCGTCCAGGCGCTCGGCTTCGACACCGGCCGCTGGATCAGCGCCGCCCTGAGCGGCCCGCTGAATCCCACCACGATCCACACCGCGCTGGCCTGCGCCACCGTGACCGGGTCGCGGGGCACCCTGAACGTGGACGGCCACGGCGTACTCCGCGCGCCATTGACGCTGCTCGGGGCCGGGAAGGCGCAGCCGCTGACGTCACCCAGTCTGCTGAACCTGGAACCGGCGGGGCTGCGCAGCGGGTGGCTGCACACCTACCTGCACGCGTGA
- a CDS encoding phage tail protein produces MSEAYVGEIRIFAGNFAPYGWAFCNGQILPISQNTALFSLLGTTYGGNGTTTFALPNLQGRAPMHWGTGPGLTPRSLGESSGTAAVTLLSTQMPVHTHTLNAAIDPAESDNPANLALARGSNVTPYVPTPNATLSPSTLSIQGGSQPHNNMQPYLTMNFIIALQGIYPPRS; encoded by the coding sequence ATGTCAGAAGCGTACGTCGGTGAGATCCGTATATTCGCAGGTAACTTCGCGCCGTACGGCTGGGCATTCTGCAACGGTCAGATCCTCCCCATCAGCCAGAACACCGCCCTGTTCTCCCTCCTGGGCACGACCTACGGTGGCAACGGCACCACCACTTTTGCACTGCCCAACCTGCAGGGCCGCGCGCCCATGCACTGGGGCACTGGCCCCGGACTCACACCGCGCAGCCTGGGCGAAAGTAGCGGCACGGCTGCTGTCACGCTGCTCTCCACCCAGATGCCTGTACACACCCACACCCTGAACGCCGCGATTGACCCGGCAGAGAGTGACAATCCCGCCAACCTGGCCCTGGCCCGCGGCTCGAACGTCACCCCCTACGTGCCCACTCCCAACGCCACGCTGAGCCCATCAACCCTGAGTATCCAGGGCGGCAGTCAACCCCACAACAACATGCAGCCCTACCTGACCATGAACTTCATCATCGCGTTGCAGGGCATCTACCCTCCCCGCTCCTGA
- a CDS encoding phage tail protein: MSEPYIGEIRQFAGNFAPAGWLFCNGQLLPISEYDALFALIGTTYGGDGQTNFALPNLQGRVPIHMGSALGTTFTIGSTVGTENVQLTTNQIPSHSHSLGVAATATTSAPGGNLLAPPSTGDLFLEDTPSAAMNASSITASGGSQPHSNMAPYLCVSFIIAVYGIFPSPA, translated from the coding sequence ATGTCAGAGCCTTACATCGGCGAGATTCGTCAGTTTGCCGGAAACTTCGCCCCTGCCGGCTGGCTCTTCTGTAATGGTCAGCTACTGCCCATCTCCGAATACGACGCGCTGTTTGCCCTGATCGGCACGACCTACGGCGGTGACGGCCAGACCAACTTTGCATTGCCCAATCTTCAGGGCCGTGTGCCGATCCACATGGGCAGCGCCCTGGGGACGACCTTCACGATTGGCAGCACAGTGGGAACGGAGAACGTCCAGTTGACGACCAACCAGATCCCGTCCCATAGCCACTCCCTGGGTGTGGCCGCCACCGCCACGACCAGCGCGCCCGGCGGCAACCTGCTGGCGCCACCCAGCACCGGGGACCTGTTTCTGGAAGACACACCGTCTGCGGCCATGAATGCCAGCAGCATCACGGCGAGTGGGGGCAGTCAGCCGCACAGCAACATGGCGCCCTACCTGTGCGTGTCGTTCATCATCGCGGTGTACGGCATCTTCCCCAGCCCCGCCTGA